In Carettochelys insculpta isolate YL-2023 chromosome 11, ASM3395843v1, whole genome shotgun sequence, a genomic segment contains:
- the MUSTN1 gene encoding musculoskeletal embryonic nuclear protein 1 — translation MSQAAPVKKKRPPVKEEDLKGARGKLSTNQPIKSKTYQVMKQCEQEGSVAPSIFSQDRTGGETVFEKPQDEPPKSIFG, via the exons ATGTCACAG GCAGCTCCCGTGAAAAAGAAGCGTCCTCCGGTGAAGGAAGAAGATCTCAAAGGGGCCAGAGGAAAGCTCTCCACCAACCAACCGATTAAATCCAAAACGTACCAAGTCATGAAGCAATGTG AACAAGAAGGCTCTGTGGCACCGTCCATATTTAGTCAAGATCGGACGGGAGGTGAAACAGTCTTTGAGAAGCCTCAAGACGAGCCGCCCAAGAGCATCTTTGGTTGA